The following DNA comes from Enterocloster bolteae.
CTTTATCCAGACTTTGGAGAAAGGATTGGTAATAGCTGCGTATCCACTGGCTTTGTATCAAAGCAAGCTGTTGGTCCACCTCTTCTTTCAGTTTATTGATACGCTTGAACTTCGGTATTTTTCCCAGTCGTTGGTATATAGTCTCCATCTGTTCCAGGCTGTACCACGCCTTCTCCGCTTCGATACCGTACTGATACCATTTGACCTTCACCAGCCCTTCCATTTCCAGTTCCATAAGCTGGTTCATAAAGTCCCGTTTTCCTGTCTCTTTAAAATCCTGTTCCCTGAATATGACAGAGCGTTTTCCGCTCATACCTTTCTTCCAGTCCACAGTACTCTTCTCGTATTTTTGGATAATACATTCCAGCGGTGCATTCATAAACAGCTTCCCCTCCCTTTTTATAATGACGGTTATTATAACGTATCCGCAAATTCATCCCCATCTTCTATATCCTGCATCAGCTCAACAAAGCGCTCCCGTTCAAATTCCTGGATGGATATGGACTTTTTGTTGGGGTTTGCAAAGACAAAGGTCTTGTCCACGTTTTCCACGTAGTTCTGGATTTTGTCATTGGTGGCGCTGATGATGGCCTGGAACCCAAGGCCGCGGATGAGTTCAATACAGCTGGCCACCTTCTCCCCATCCATCTTGGAAAATGCTTCGTCCAGCACCACCAGACGTATGGTTGGATTGCGCTCCACCTTGGAGGGCAGATTGATGCGGTAGGCCTGGGCAAAGCTGGCCAGAAGAGCCACATACAGCGGGTTCTGGCCTTCTCCGCCTGAATTCTTCTTAATCATTTTGCTCAGCCGTATTTTGATTACCTCGTCTTCATTCTGTATAAGCTGCTGCATGTCAAAGGACAGGTAGGTGCGGTAATCTGAATACTTATCCATATTCCGCCTGGCCTCGTCCATCTGCTCCGGGGTGGCGTTTTCCGGGGGAATGAAAATACTGATGAGTTCATTCATCAAATCCCCATACTGTTTTTCATGCTCTATGGTAAACAGGTCCATCTGGTTTTCATAGGAATAATTGAGGTCGGCCGGATTGATGTCCAGTGAATCATCCATAAACATATCGTAGAAACGCCCGTCAGGTCCTTTGTTGCGGCCGATAACAAACTGGTATTTGTCCTTTCCGAAATCCAGGCGGCTGATGATGCGGTTCAGCTCATCCTTGCGTATCAGGGCCTCCCGGATTGCGCTGCGGATTTTATACATAAAGTCATCCCGGAAATGTTCTACCGCGGATTTGGCCTGCTGCGTGGCTTTCTGCTTGTATTCTTCCAGATTATCGCATTTCAGGTCGCTTAAAAGGCGGTCATAGGCAGCGTTATCTCTGGCGTTTACCGTGAAATTGCGGTTGGGGTAAGTCCTGATATAGCTGGTCCTGACGGCCAGAAGCTCCTGAAAAGCTGCTTCCCTGGCCTCAGACAGTTTGCTGCACCTGGCAATGAAGGTTTCTTTTTCCCTGTCATAGCGCACCGTATCCCTGGAGGGCAGATAGGCTGACAGTTCGTTGTCATAGTCAGGATTCTGCTTTAACTCCCGTTCCTTTGACGTGAGAAGGGACTGGCTGTCAATGGACTTATTCCGGCACCCTTCTATCTCACGCTCTTTGTCACGGATCAGCACATTCAGGCTGTCCCTCTCCCTCTTTTTGCCGTCGCAGAGCGTGATAACCGCCTGGCGGTCCCGTTCTAACTGGTCTACATTTTGCTCCTTTAAAAGCTCCAGCTTCTGTATCAGTTTTTTCTTTTCACGCTCCTTGGCTTTGTAGCTGTTTATGTCATTCAGCCAGTCCATGTATTCCGTGGGTTCGGCTGAGAGCCAGGGGAGGGCCAGGATTCTAAGGGACTCCCTGGCCGTTTCCTCCAAAGGCTTTTTCTTTTCCTCCAGGCTCGCCAGTTCCTGCTCCAGAAGACGGATACGCCTCCTGACGCTGTCCTTGCCGATATAGGCAAATTTAGTGTAGTTATCCGGGTTGATGTGCTGCAGGCGGAAGGTGTGGTAGAGCATGCAGCCGCTGGTGATGCCGATACGGCATTCCCTTAATTCATCTATGGTATTGCACTTGATGACCTTTCCAAGCAGCAGGTCTATATAAGGTTTTAAGTAGGACTCCCTCACAGTCACTTCCTCTGAGAGGGCGCCTTTTTGTACCTGGGGCTGGTTCTGGGATGCCTTTTCCGTATCCAGCACAGCCACATTGAAGTATTCCTTTTTATCCAGTTCCCCGTAGATTTCCAGGGCGGCTCTGGCGTATTTAGGAGATACCACCAGATTTAATTTATTGTTTCCCAGATAGCCCTCCACCGCGTTGCGCCACTCATCTCTCTTTACGTCCAGCAGATCAGCCAGCACATGCACATCCACGCTCTTACCAGTTTTCTCCAGAAGGCGGCGCTGGATGTAGCTCCTGGCATTTTCCAGGTATTTGGGATAGGCTTTGCTGCCGGAACGAAGTTTTTCCAGTTCATCTCTTGTCTGCTTTTCCTGCTTTTTGAGCTCTCTGACAGCGGCAGCAGCTTCCTGATGCTGTTTTTCCGTATCTGTACGCATGGATACCATGTTTTTTTTCAGTCGTTCCAATGTCTCCAGGTCAATGGTGCGGTTTTCAAATTCCTCCATATCCCAAAGGGTCTGGTTGGAGGTGATGTCCTCTTCCTCCCAGCGCTTTAAGGCGGTTGCGGTCTGCTGCCACCTGGATTCGCTTTTTCCCAGCTGTTCCAACAGTTCATTCAGGCTCTTAAGCTGGCTTTTCAGCTCCTCATACCCTGTGGAGGCAATACGGCGCAGCAGCTCGTCGCTCTGCCGGGTCAGCTCGCCAATCTGTTCGTCCACTGAACTTCTGGCCTGAACCTGCTTTTTCAGGTCCTCTCCTGCCAGCTTTGCCCTGTCAGCCAGGGTACGGACCTCTGACTGAAGCTGCAGAATCTCCAGTTTCTGCACAAAGTAGGAACATTTTTCGATCTGCTGTTCCTTGTCAGCATAGGTTAGGAATCTGTCCTCAATCTGTTTTAAGGATTGGATTTCCGCACATGTGTCCTCTATTTTCTTTCTCATGCGGCCGTACTGCATAACACTTTCCTGCATGTCCTCGATATGGATGTCCTGCTCCATGCAGATATATTCTTTTACAAAATCCTCCAGTTTGATGTTCATTCTGAATGGGATGGCCCGCTTGAAGAGAAGGGGGAATTTTTCAGAGTCCAGGCCC
Coding sequences within:
- a CDS encoding ATP-binding protein, whose product is MEQKIANDRFLALSRICLNNWHYITKRTLSFNDEINFFTGHSGSGKSTVIDAMQIVLYANTDGRGFFNKAAADDSDRSLIEYLRGMVNIGENNEFSYLRNQNFSSTIVLELKRSDTGQCQCVGIVFDVETATNEISRRFFWHKGPMWDNGYRGGKRTMSIVEIEDYLQANYSREDYFLTSHNERFRRILYDSYLGGLDSEKFPLLFKRAIPFRMNIKLEDFVKEYICMEQDIHIEDMQESVMQYGRMRKKIEDTCAEIQSLKQIEDRFLTYADKEQQIEKCSYFVQKLEILQLQSEVRTLADRAKLAGEDLKKQVQARSSVDEQIGELTRQSDELLRRIASTGYEELKSQLKSLNELLEQLGKSESRWQQTATALKRWEEEDITSNQTLWDMEEFENRTIDLETLERLKKNMVSMRTDTEKQHQEAAAAVRELKKQEKQTRDELEKLRSGSKAYPKYLENARSYIQRRLLEKTGKSVDVHVLADLLDVKRDEWRNAVEGYLGNNKLNLVVSPKYARAALEIYGELDKKEYFNVAVLDTEKASQNQPQVQKGALSEEVTVRESYLKPYIDLLLGKVIKCNTIDELRECRIGITSGCMLYHTFRLQHINPDNYTKFAYIGKDSVRRRIRLLEQELASLEEKKKPLEETARESLRILALPWLSAEPTEYMDWLNDINSYKAKEREKKKLIQKLELLKEQNVDQLERDRQAVITLCDGKKRERDSLNVLIRDKEREIEGCRNKSIDSQSLLTSKERELKQNPDYDNELSAYLPSRDTVRYDREKETFIARCSKLSEAREAAFQELLAVRTSYIRTYPNRNFTVNARDNAAYDRLLSDLKCDNLEEYKQKATQQAKSAVEHFRDDFMYKIRSAIREALIRKDELNRIISRLDFGKDKYQFVIGRNKGPDGRFYDMFMDDSLDINPADLNYSYENQMDLFTIEHEKQYGDLMNELISIFIPPENATPEQMDEARRNMDKYSDYRTYLSFDMQQLIQNEDEVIKIRLSKMIKKNSGGEGQNPLYVALLASFAQAYRINLPSKVERNPTIRLVVLDEAFSKMDGEKVASCIELIRGLGFQAIISATNDKIQNYVENVDKTFVFANPNKKSISIQEFERERFVELMQDIEDGDEFADTL